The following coding sequences are from one Sphingobium sp. Cam5-1 window:
- a CDS encoding outer membrane beta-barrel protein — MVLTAKRLIPFCSCVMLTGMAFPAAAQQLDRATPLLETPEEYEARAVQLGRISAYLGADARLEYDSNIYALSSNEIDDERLTISPWLNLRMSDNKFELAAQARGVIRRYFKNDTENSEGMNTSIGGVYHLSGADNITASAGWMRLVEDRGEPESRTGVGTPPRRYDQWQSDLGYTHQGARFNVGVKGTWLKNNALAAVDAERDFDQYSGSARLGYRVSGIMDVFGEGFVTRRKFRLPVDASGVDRDSRTYGARAGVAFEPGGLIRGEASVGVFRFNPDDARFNSRTGLSVSAGLTYTPSPRWAVTLDGFRGDVATVRTGAQSRTDTRFRLGVQNEIYHNLRWQASVLYRRSSFIGSGQHERTIAGVAEVEYLVNRNISFALTGRIANRDSTRAFDDFDRTIVGAEIRLQY; from the coding sequence ATGGTTTTGACAGCAAAGCGCCTCATCCCCTTCTGCTCATGCGTCATGTTGACGGGCATGGCCTTTCCAGCTGCCGCACAGCAGCTGGATCGAGCCACGCCGCTGCTGGAAACGCCGGAGGAATATGAGGCGAGAGCGGTGCAGTTGGGCAGGATATCGGCCTATCTTGGCGCGGATGCCCGGCTTGAATATGATTCCAACATCTACGCCCTGTCCTCGAATGAAATCGACGATGAGCGCCTGACCATCTCGCCGTGGCTCAACCTGCGGATGAGCGATAACAAATTCGAACTGGCGGCGCAGGCGCGGGGGGTAATCCGGCGCTATTTCAAGAATGACACTGAAAATTCCGAGGGCATGAATACCAGTATCGGCGGCGTATATCACCTGTCGGGCGCCGATAATATCACCGCTAGCGCGGGCTGGATGCGGCTGGTCGAGGATCGCGGCGAACCTGAATCCCGCACGGGCGTCGGCACGCCGCCGCGCAGATATGACCAGTGGCAGAGTGACCTTGGCTACACGCATCAGGGCGCCCGCTTCAATGTCGGCGTGAAGGGCACCTGGCTCAAGAACAACGCCCTGGCCGCCGTCGATGCCGAACGCGATTTCGACCAATATTCCGGCTCCGCCCGGCTGGGATACCGGGTCAGCGGCATAATGGATGTCTTTGGAGAAGGCTTTGTCACGAGGCGCAAGTTCCGGTTGCCGGTGGACGCGTCGGGCGTCGACCGCGATTCCAGAACCTATGGCGCGCGGGCGGGGGTGGCATTTGAACCCGGCGGCCTGATCCGTGGCGAAGCGTCAGTCGGCGTGTTCCGCTTCAACCCCGACGACGCACGATTTAACAGCAGGACCGGCCTGTCGGTTTCGGCCGGGCTGACCTACACGCCTTCGCCCAGATGGGCGGTCACGCTCGATGGATTCCGGGGCGATGTCGCTACCGTCCGCACCGGCGCGCAGTCGCGCACCGACACGAGGTTCCGTCTGGGCGTGCAGAACGAGATTTACCACAATCTGCGCTGGCAGGCGTCCGTGCTGTACCGCCGCAGCAGTTTCATCGGTTCGGGCCAGCACGAACGGACGATCGCCGGTGTGGCCGAAGTCGAATATCTGGTGAACCGCAATATTTCCTTCGCGCTCACAGGACGCATCGCCAATCGCGACAGCACCAGAGCGTTCGACGATTTCGATCGCACGATCGTCGGCGCGGAAATCCGCCTGCAATATTGA
- a CDS encoding DegT/DnrJ/EryC1/StrS family aminotransferase has protein sequence MNRIAQTRELGAAAVAIPSFPPPDRRWPQYEPDEIDAVVRVLESGRVNSLVHGDECRAFEREFALYCGMPHAISLANGTLALELAFRALGVGPGDEVIVPARSFFASASAVAAVGAMPIFADIDANSHTIDPAAVIPLINGGTRAILCVHLAGWPCDMDALSTIADRHGLWLVEDCAQAHGAAIDGKKVGSFGHAAAFSFCTDKIMSTGGEGGMLLLRDEAHWERAWAYKDHGKNPAMLSAPSAGNAFRYLHESFGTNWRLTEMQAAIGRAQLRKLPSWLARRRANAAILREGLRGHPLIHVPQVPQGVDHAFYKFYLMLDAAVERPAVIAALARNDIPAGTGSCPDMSRELAVRNSAHPNLHPLPVAAEIGERSLMLPVDHLLGDKDMQIIIDALLEALEDAREGDQSLSFANK, from the coding sequence ATGAATCGCATAGCCCAGACGCGCGAACTAGGTGCTGCGGCCGTCGCCATCCCGTCTTTCCCGCCGCCAGACCGGCGCTGGCCCCAATATGAGCCGGACGAGATCGATGCCGTGGTCCGGGTACTGGAGAGCGGCCGCGTCAACTCGCTGGTGCATGGTGACGAGTGCCGCGCCTTCGAACGCGAGTTCGCGCTGTATTGCGGCATGCCCCATGCGATCTCGCTCGCCAACGGCACGCTGGCGCTGGAACTGGCGTTTCGTGCGCTGGGCGTCGGGCCGGGCGATGAGGTGATCGTTCCGGCACGCAGCTTCTTCGCCAGCGCCTCTGCCGTCGCCGCAGTCGGTGCGATGCCGATATTCGCGGACATCGACGCCAACAGCCACACGATCGATCCCGCCGCCGTCATTCCGCTGATCAACGGAGGGACGCGGGCGATCCTGTGCGTCCATCTGGCTGGCTGGCCCTGTGACATGGACGCGCTGTCCACCATCGCGGATCGGCATGGCCTATGGCTGGTGGAGGACTGCGCGCAAGCGCATGGTGCTGCCATCGATGGAAAGAAGGTCGGGTCCTTCGGCCACGCCGCCGCCTTCTCCTTCTGCACTGACAAGATCATGTCGACGGGCGGGGAAGGGGGCATGTTGCTGCTGAGGGACGAAGCGCATTGGGAACGCGCCTGGGCCTATAAGGACCATGGCAAGAACCCCGCGATGCTCTCGGCGCCTTCGGCAGGCAACGCCTTCCGCTACCTGCATGAAAGTTTCGGCACCAACTGGCGGCTGACGGAAATGCAGGCCGCGATCGGGCGGGCGCAGCTACGCAAGCTGCCGTCCTGGCTGGCGCGGCGGCGCGCCAATGCCGCCATTCTGCGCGAAGGATTAAGGGGCCATCCGCTGATCCATGTGCCACAGGTGCCGCAGGGGGTGGATCACGCCTTCTACAAATTCTACCTCATGCTGGATGCGGCGGTCGAACGGCCTGCCGTCATCGCCGCGCTTGCCCGTAATGACATACCAGCCGGGACAGGATCATGCCCGGACATGTCCCGGGAACTGGCCGTCCGGAACAGTGCTCACCCCAATCTCCATCCCCTGCCTGTCGCCGCCGAAATAGGCGAACGCAGCCTGATGCTGCCGGTCGATCATCTGCTGGGCGATAAAGATATGCAAATCATCATCGATGCGCTGCTGGAGGCGCTCGAAGATGCTCGTGAAGGCGACCAGAGTTTATCCTTTGCGAACAAATAA
- a CDS encoding polysaccharide biosynthesis/export family protein has translation MRLVHSIGISLMLALSACTGSVSGLPAVSTANADQYRLGPGDELRIIVPGFTEIDNGTAFVVNDRGELTLPLMGGIPVRGSTIPELEQRIAALLVEKRLMVSPAVSVQPVKLRPIYILGEVRSPGEYPYRPGMTVVTAVSVAGGYTFRANRNTVAIIRQVNGQASTAKASENTPIQPGDTIKVVEKWF, from the coding sequence ATGCGGCTAGTTCACTCTATCGGCATTTCCCTGATGCTCGCGCTTTCGGCCTGTACCGGCTCTGTGTCCGGTCTGCCTGCCGTTTCCACCGCCAACGCCGATCAATATCGGCTCGGCCCGGGTGATGAACTCCGCATCATCGTTCCCGGCTTTACCGAAATCGACAATGGCACGGCCTTCGTCGTCAATGATCGCGGCGAACTGACGTTGCCGCTGATGGGCGGGATTCCGGTCAGAGGATCGACCATCCCCGAACTGGAACAGCGCATCGCCGCCCTGCTGGTGGAAAAACGGCTGATGGTATCGCCTGCCGTCAGTGTTCAGCCGGTGAAGCTGCGGCCCATCTACATCCTTGGCGAAGTGCGTAGCCCCGGCGAATATCCCTATCGCCCCGGCATGACCGTCGTCACCGCTGTATCGGTGGCAGGCGGGTACACATTCCGCGCCAATCGCAACACGGTTGCCATCATCCGTCAGGTGAATGGTCAGGCGTCCACCGCCAAGGCTTCCGAAAATACGCCGATCCAGCCGGGTGACACCATCAAAGTCGTGGAGAAATGGTTTTGA